One window of the Archangium primigenium genome contains the following:
- a CDS encoding HAD family hydrolase, with product MLIIFDCDGVLIDSEVLAADVHAELLSGLGLPITRHEVISRYTGLTDEELMRRVAEQLGHPLPADYKQRSLVEIDRRLETVKPIDGVYPLLARLTGPRCVCSNSSIRRLKISMGATGLWERFAPHIFSAPEVGRSKPAPDVYLHAARVFGVSPQDTVVIEDSEHGVAGAVAAGMRVIGFTGGGHSWPGHTDTLKEAGAAVVVSRLADVDPAALLRG from the coding sequence GTGCTCATCATCTTCGACTGTGACGGCGTGTTGATCGACTCGGAGGTCCTGGCGGCGGACGTGCACGCCGAGCTGCTCAGCGGCTTGGGCCTGCCCATCACCCGGCACGAGGTCATCTCGCGCTACACCGGGCTCACCGACGAGGAGCTCATGCGCCGGGTGGCCGAGCAGCTCGGGCATCCTCTTCCCGCGGACTACAAGCAGCGCTCACTCGTGGAGATCGACCGCCGCCTGGAGACGGTCAAGCCCATCGACGGGGTATACCCGCTGCTCGCTCGGCTCACTGGCCCGCGCTGTGTCTGCTCGAACTCGAGCATCCGTCGGCTGAAGATCAGCATGGGGGCCACGGGCCTCTGGGAGCGCTTCGCGCCGCACATCTTCTCCGCGCCCGAGGTGGGCCGCTCCAAGCCCGCGCCGGACGTGTACCTGCACGCCGCGCGCGTCTTCGGCGTTTCCCCCCAGGACACCGTCGTCATCGAGGACTCCGAGCACGGCGTGGCGGGCGCGGTCGCCGCCGGCATGCGGGTCATCGGCTTCACCGGGGGCGGGCACTCGTGGCCCGGCCACACGGACACCTTGAAGGAGGCCGGGGCCGCCGTGGTCGTGTCCCGCCTGGCCGACGTGGATCCCGCCGCGCTCCTCCGGGGTTGA